The Vitis vinifera cultivar Pinot Noir 40024 chromosome 12, ASM3070453v1 genome has a segment encoding these proteins:
- the LOC100253995 gene encoding uncharacterized protein LOC100253995 yields the protein MVREQRVESFYTRLRESVSASSSSPLLVFPSTSDVDSLCALKVIFHVLESDSVRYACYPVSSFKEIHKYAGPSLCSSDQPVSILLLNWGCQRDLRRVLNLGPAARVFVVDSHRPIHLHNLSDQNDQVVILYTQDDENQTDLAYDFDVSALASVSDLNKEDEVEGNSDSDDENESDSEEEDGGGSRKRRRVSEESEADPVQLLRKLTREYYNMGTFHGKPSGCLMFELAHSLRKNTNELLWLACVSLTDQFVHERLTDERYQAGVMELEQHINSSGNLDTITSVTLKDGTKIRAPDSSRIAYEDEPRLMLLQEWNLFDSMLCSSYIATKLKTWSDNGMKKLKLLLARMGFALVDCQQKFQYMNLEVKRKMKDEFERFLPEYGLTDFYYRSFLRLHGYSSRVSAADVVYGVTALLESFVKSDGSSASKQFGVAFDALSLSNLDKLRNGMQYAIRIQRAILRQGSAAITKSGAIRSGRKFRWVKLEDSADTKLLGYPQALTKFCYFLMDALREKGAKMKPLLCACLSQEPNKVLIVGVCGKPRLGAVQGNAFGIAFRNAAEEIGADFFHELFESSWIVLDAVAVNSFMIRLTEKL from the coding sequence ATGGTGAGGGAGCAAAGGGTCGAGTCTTTCTACACTCGGCTACGCGAATCTGTTTCGgcttcttcttcctctcctcTGCTTGTGTTCCCGTCTACATCGGATGTCGATTCGTTGTGTGCCCTGAAAGTAATTTTCCACGTCCTTGAGTCAGATTCTGTTCGATATGCATGCTATCCAGTTTCATCGTTCAAGGAGATCCATAAATATGCGGGGCCTAGTTTATGCTCATCGGATCAGCCTGTTTCGATCCTCCTTTTAAACTGGGGATGTCAACGGGATTTGCGAAGGGTTCTGAATTTGGGGCCTGCTGCTCGTGTGTTTGTGGTTGACAGTCATAGACCAATCCATCTCCATAATTTGAGCGATCAGAATGACCAGGTGGTTATTCTTTATACTCAggatgatgaaaaccagactgATTTGGCTTATGATTTTGATGTTTCGGCTTTGGCAAGTGTCAGTGATTTAAACAAAGAGGATGAGGTTGAAGGTAATTCTGATAGCgatgatgaaaatgaaagtgATAGTGAGGAGGAAGATGGGGGTGGATCTCGGAAACGGAGGAGGGTTTCAGAAGAAAGTGAAGCTGATCCAGTTCAGCTCCTTAGGAAGCTGACAAGGGAGTACTATAATATGGGTACTTTCCATGGTAAGCCTTCTGGGTGTTTGATGTTTGAATTGGCCCATTCTCTGAGAAAGAACACAAATGAATTGCTATGGTTGGCTTGTGTTTCCTTAACCGATCAGTTTGTTCACGAGAGGCTAACAGATGAGAGATACCAAGCTGGGGTTATGGAGCTTGAGCAACATATCAACAGCTCAGGTAATTTGGACACTATTACTTCGGTGACTCTTAAAGATGGAACAAAGATTCGAGCACCTGATTCATCTAGAATTGCCTATGAAGATGAACCAAGACTAATGTTGTTACAAGAGTGGAATTTGTTTGATTCTATGTTGTGTTCTTCCTACATTGCCACTAAATTGAAAACTTGGAGTGACAATGGGATGAAAAAGCTCAAGCTGCTTCTTGCTCGAATGGGATTTGCCCTGGTGGATTGCCAGCAGAAATTTCAATACATGAATCTGGAAGTAAAAAGGAAGATGAAAGATGAGTTTGAACGATTCCTACCTGAGTATGGACTCACAGATTTCTACTACAGAAGTTTCTTGCGGCTACATGGGTATAGTTCAAGGGTTTCTGCAGCAGATGTGGTATATGGGGTTACTGCATTGCTCGAGTCATTCGTGAAATCAGATGGCTCTTCTGCTTCCAAGCAGTTTGGGGTGGCTTTTGATGCATTGTCCTTGAGCAATCTAGATAAATTGAGAAATGGGATGCAGTATGCAATTAGGATACAGAGGGCGATTCTTCGACAAGGAAGTGCAGCAATAACTAAGAGTGGTGCTATAAGGAGTGGAAGAAAATTCAGGTGGGTGAAGCTTGAGGATTCAGCAGATACAAAGCTTTTAGGGTACCCACAAGCATTAACCAAATTCTGTTACTTTCTGATGGATGCCTTGCGAGAGAAGGGAGCAAAAATGAAGCCTTTGCTTTGTGCTTGCTTATCACAAGAACCAAATAAGGTATTAATAGTGGGAGTTTGTGGGAAGCCACGACTTGGGGCAGTTCAAGGAAATGCATTTGGGATTGCatttagaaatgcagctgaagaGATCGGAGCTGATTTCTTCCATGAGTTGTTTGAATCTTCATGGATTGTTTTGGATGCAGTTGCAGTTAATTCCTTTATGATCAGGTTAACCGAGAAGCTTTGA